A genomic segment from Nitratiruptor sp. YY08-10 encodes:
- a CDS encoding pitrilysin family protein produces the protein MKKILVLFLIIGGLMASSLPKYYETTLKNGLKVVAIPMKKGSGVITTDIFYKVGSRNEVMGKSGIAHMLEHLNFKSTKHLKAGEFDEIVKSFGGVDNASTGFDYTHYFIKSAKEHLDKSLWLFSELMENLKLDEKEFLTEREVVAEERRWRTDNNPTGYLYFRLFNNTYIYHPYHWTPIGFMKDIQNWSIEDIRAFHKRYYQPKNAIIIVAGDINKDEVFALAKKHFEHIKNCCDIPKVHQVEPPQDGPKRVYIQRDVQTQMIAIAFHIPNFEDKEQVALSAISELLSSGKSSRLYKKLVDEKKMVNQIYGYNMENKDPGIFLFLAVANPGVTAEQIEKEIWREIEKIKKGNIKKSELDKIKINTKADFIFSLENSSNVADLFGAYFARGNIEPLLHYEENIDKLKTQDLSDVAKKYFIKKNSTTVIMRKED, from the coding sequence ATGAAAAAAATTCTTGTTCTATTTTTGATCATTGGAGGATTGATGGCAAGCAGTTTACCCAAATATTATGAAACGACACTCAAAAACGGCCTCAAAGTAGTGGCTATTCCTATGAAAAAGGGAAGCGGTGTTATCACCACTGATATCTTTTATAAAGTTGGCAGTAGAAACGAAGTGATGGGAAAAAGCGGGATCGCCCATATGCTTGAACACCTTAATTTCAAATCCACCAAACACCTAAAAGCCGGTGAGTTTGATGAGATCGTCAAAAGCTTTGGTGGAGTGGATAACGCTTCCACCGGATTTGACTACACCCACTACTTTATCAAAAGTGCAAAAGAGCACCTGGACAAATCTCTTTGGCTTTTTAGCGAACTTATGGAAAATCTGAAACTTGATGAAAAAGAGTTTTTGACTGAGCGCGAAGTTGTAGCAGAAGAGCGAAGGTGGCGAACAGACAACAATCCCACAGGATATCTCTATTTTAGACTTTTCAACAATACATACATTTACCACCCTTACCACTGGACGCCGATTGGATTTATGAAAGATATCCAAAACTGGAGCATTGAAGATATAAGAGCGTTTCATAAAAGATACTATCAGCCAAAAAACGCCATCATAATCGTCGCTGGGGACATCAATAAAGATGAAGTTTTTGCTTTGGCAAAAAAACATTTTGAACACATAAAAAACTGTTGCGATATTCCAAAGGTCCATCAGGTCGAGCCACCTCAAGATGGGCCCAAAAGGGTTTATATCCAGCGAGATGTTCAAACCCAGATGATTGCCATCGCTTTTCATATTCCAAACTTTGAAGACAAAGAACAGGTGGCATTAAGTGCCATAAGCGAGCTTTTAAGCAGCGGCAAAAGTAGTAGGCTCTATAAAAAATTGGTAGATGAAAAAAAGATGGTCAATCAAATATACGGCTACAATATGGAAAATAAAGATCCAGGTATTTTTCTCTTTTTGGCTGTAGCAAATCCAGGAGTTACGGCTGAACAGATTGAAAAAGAGATATGGCGCGAAATTGAAAAAATTAAAAAAGGCAATATCAAAAAAAGCGAACTGGACAAAATCAAAATTAATACAAAAGCCGATTTTATCTTTTCACTGGAAAATTCTAGCAATGTGGCAGACCTTTTCGGTGCCTATTTTGCCAGAGGCAATATCGAACCGTTACTGCATTACGAAGAGAATATCGACAAATTGAAAACCCAAGATTTGAGTGATGTAGCTAAAAAATATTTCATAAAGAAAAACTCGACTACCGTGATTATGAGAAAGGAAGATTGA